In one window of Leptospira sp. GIMC2001 DNA:
- a CDS encoding NAD(P)H-dependent glycerol-3-phosphate dehydrogenase, which translates to MKIGVIGSGSFGTALGSLLADKGYDVVLWTRSQELALSINKEHRNFRHLKDLILPDKLTASTDLESVVVGKDMIVSAPPSHALSEIIHKIKDIIPPKIPIVSASKGIENDSLRLVSEIFESELPGSFHSQLSYLSGPSFAKEIVSKVPTIVSIASKNEATARRVQEIFSFTYFRTYWTPDVVGVEVGGALKNVIAIAAGVADGLGFGQNTRAALITRGLTEISRMGLKMGADPMTFLGPSGMGDLVLTCCGEASRNRTVGFRLGKGEKLAAILESMNEVAEGVKTTKSAKELADKLGVEMAITQEVYKMLYEDKDPRMVVKDLMSRDLKREGVH; encoded by the coding sequence ATGAAAATCGGCGTAATTGGATCAGGCAGTTTTGGGACGGCACTTGGAAGTCTTTTGGCAGACAAGGGATATGATGTAGTTTTGTGGACACGTAGTCAGGAGCTTGCTCTCTCAATCAACAAAGAGCACCGCAATTTCAGACATCTTAAGGATTTGATTCTTCCAGACAAACTTACTGCAAGCACCGACCTAGAATCCGTTGTTGTTGGCAAGGATATGATAGTCTCTGCTCCTCCATCTCATGCATTATCTGAAATCATTCATAAAATAAAAGATATCATTCCACCCAAGATTCCCATTGTGTCTGCAAGCAAAGGAATTGAGAATGATTCGTTACGCTTGGTATCAGAGATTTTTGAATCAGAACTTCCAGGAAGCTTTCATTCTCAACTATCTTATCTATCTGGTCCATCATTTGCAAAAGAAATCGTAAGCAAAGTTCCAACAATTGTTTCCATTGCATCTAAGAATGAAGCAACGGCAAGACGAGTTCAGGAAATTTTTAGTTTCACATATTTTCGAACCTATTGGACTCCCGATGTTGTTGGTGTTGAAGTTGGTGGTGCGCTTAAGAACGTGATTGCCATCGCAGCAGGTGTTGCGGATGGACTTGGTTTTGGACAGAATACTCGTGCAGCTCTTATCACTCGCGGGCTTACAGAAATTTCTCGCATGGGTCTCAAAATGGGAGCTGATCCTATGACTTTTCTTGGACCATCCGGTATGGGAGATCTAGTTCTTACATGCTGTGGTGAGGCATCCAGAAATAGAACTGTTGGTTTTCGCCTTGGAAAAGGAGAGAAGCTTGCGGCAATTCTTGAATCTATGAATGAAGTCGCCGAAGGCGTGAAGACTACAAAGTCTGCAAAAGAACTTGCCGACAAACTTGGTGTGGAGATGGCGATAACCCAAGAGGTTTACAAAATGCTGTACGAAGACAAAGATCCGCGTATGGTGGTAAAAGATCTTATGAGCAGGGATCTGAAAAGAGAAGGAGTTCATTGA
- a CDS encoding metallophosphoesterase family protein, whose product MKIIYLTDIHDGLQGLKTILTETEADLYLFSGDIIYKAFFSDDRIIDFCGLQEEFYGYLTGNLADLKPYDFATRVIRFPNKYTPEQVKKAYLYRDLFQLAAKTMKEKYGLIEALIQKYGKSQVFALPGNYDIDLQYTALYERDLHRKSFDFKGFKLSGYGGAPIATSGIPEKLAVVFHEYIRNGKNYSEPEEFFEEEKPDICVIHNPAFGYFDKIPGVGNVGSQGIRRYLDDYDPILVVSGHVHEDQGVQRKKNTVFVNPSNFGAVDSIAGFQHGGYYAEIFIENRRVQNVNLMRVIDKKPFKLIEVVNEEHGLEITKTYDENDVDPAAFVRK is encoded by the coding sequence GTGAAAATCATTTATCTCACCGACATCCACGATGGATTGCAAGGTCTCAAGACAATTCTGACTGAGACTGAAGCAGATTTATATTTATTCTCTGGTGATATCATATATAAGGCATTTTTTTCGGATGATCGAATTATAGATTTCTGTGGTCTTCAAGAAGAATTCTATGGATACCTCACAGGCAACTTAGCCGACCTTAAGCCATATGATTTTGCAACTCGAGTGATTCGATTCCCCAATAAATACACTCCTGAGCAAGTCAAGAAAGCCTATCTCTATAGAGACTTATTTCAGTTAGCTGCTAAGACAATGAAAGAAAAATACGGACTCATTGAAGCACTCATTCAGAAATATGGGAAGTCACAAGTCTTCGCCTTACCAGGCAACTACGATATTGATTTGCAATACACAGCACTCTACGAAAGAGATCTACATAGAAAGTCATTTGACTTCAAAGGATTTAAACTCAGCGGATATGGTGGAGCACCAATTGCAACATCGGGAATTCCAGAAAAACTTGCCGTTGTATTTCATGAGTATATCCGCAATGGAAAAAATTATAGCGAACCCGAAGAATTTTTCGAAGAAGAGAAACCAGATATATGCGTAATCCACAATCCTGCATTTGGTTATTTTGATAAGATCCCCGGAGTAGGAAATGTTGGATCTCAAGGTATACGAAGATATCTGGACGATTATGATCCTATTCTTGTTGTCTCAGGCCATGTTCATGAAGACCAAGGAGTTCAACGCAAGAAGAACACTGTGTTCGTCAATCCTTCTAATTTTGGAGCCGTAGACTCAATTGCTGGTTTTCAGCATGGCGGATACTATGCAGAAATTTTTATTGAAAATCGAAGAGTCCAAAATGTAAACCTAATGCGGGTTATAGATAAAAAACCATTCAAATTGATTGAAGTTGTAAATGAAGAACACGGTCTGGAGATCACCAAAACCTATGATGAGAATGATGTAGATCCTGCCGCTTTCGTGAGGAAGTAG
- the recG gene encoding ATP-dependent DNA helicase RecG: protein MSLDFNSPLTYIKGIGTKKADVLTSIGLTNIKDLLYYFPRRYLDRNITENIILKQGEVVTLLGTVTDSYLAHGKKTRLVVGFRTKNNEKIQLVFFKGANFFQKQMIKDRNLAVTGKLEFFRGFQIVHPDFEILDADPDEADTKHLLHTGRIIPLYPSSESLKKEGMDSRGFRRAIGQVIESDIKIPEILDSTLLKKRNLIDRASALRNIHFPESDEQWQIASVRLKYEEIFYFQLLLIHKMQLRKRIKRQLWPLPTSQSSKTLLSNLPFELTIDQKNAIEKIKSLTSFDLPMACLLQGDVGSGKTLTALSLALHYTDNNIQVVFLAPTEILARQHYQSISKYMGNLPFLGIELLLGGEPKKPRAEKLYRIKTGESLIIVGTHSLFQDDVTFHEMGLVIIDEQHKFGVEQRENIRSKGKNPDVIAMTATPIPRTLSLTLYGDLDLITIPNKPAGRQPIDTHWFFDDKREGVYKSIRKYVSQGRQCYIVYPLVEESEKLDLNSCIQSYELLRKEIFPDLEIGLLHGKMKNQEKAAVMDDFKNGKINILVTTTVVEVGVDVPNASVLVVEHADRFGLSQLHQLRGRVGRGSHKSFCILLTGKHISMIGKERLTALTETEDGFKLSEVDLKLRGPGELLGLRQSGLPEFKIADIQSDEGLFQDARADALRFGEPGPLEREEIKSRFQEGRILFRN, encoded by the coding sequence ATGTCCTTGGATTTCAATTCTCCTTTAACTTATATTAAGGGAATAGGTACAAAAAAAGCTGATGTATTAACTAGCATCGGACTTACGAATATTAAAGATTTACTATATTATTTTCCTAGAAGATACTTAGATCGTAATATAACTGAAAATATCATCCTAAAGCAAGGTGAAGTGGTCACCCTTCTTGGAACAGTAACCGATTCTTATCTTGCCCACGGCAAAAAAACAAGATTGGTTGTCGGATTTCGCACGAAGAACAATGAAAAAATCCAATTGGTTTTCTTTAAGGGTGCGAACTTTTTCCAAAAGCAAATGATTAAGGATCGCAATCTTGCCGTAACAGGAAAATTGGAATTCTTCAGAGGATTTCAAATCGTGCATCCTGATTTTGAAATATTGGATGCAGATCCAGATGAAGCAGACACCAAGCATCTATTGCATACAGGTAGAATTATACCGCTCTATCCATCTTCGGAGTCTCTCAAAAAGGAAGGAATGGATTCTAGAGGATTTCGTCGTGCAATCGGACAAGTTATTGAATCCGATATCAAGATTCCAGAAATTCTAGATTCTACTCTACTCAAGAAGAGAAATCTTATTGATCGCGCATCTGCCTTAAGGAATATTCATTTTCCTGAATCTGATGAGCAGTGGCAGATAGCGTCCGTTAGATTAAAGTACGAAGAGATATTCTATTTCCAATTGCTACTCATCCACAAGATGCAGCTTCGCAAAAGAATCAAGCGACAACTTTGGCCATTACCGACGTCGCAGTCGAGTAAGACACTGTTAAGCAATCTACCGTTCGAACTGACAATAGACCAGAAGAATGCGATAGAAAAAATCAAATCTCTGACTTCATTCGATCTTCCAATGGCTTGTCTTCTCCAAGGGGATGTCGGCTCAGGTAAAACACTCACTGCTCTAAGTCTAGCTCTACATTATACTGATAATAATATTCAAGTTGTTTTCCTTGCTCCAACGGAGATACTTGCAAGACAACATTACCAATCTATTTCCAAATATATGGGCAATTTACCATTTCTTGGCATCGAACTACTATTAGGTGGAGAACCCAAAAAACCCAGAGCGGAAAAATTGTATCGAATCAAAACGGGTGAAAGTTTAATCATTGTTGGAACTCATAGTCTTTTTCAAGATGATGTAACTTTTCATGAGATGGGTTTGGTGATTATTGATGAGCAACATAAATTTGGTGTAGAACAGAGAGAGAATATTCGCTCCAAAGGCAAAAATCCAGATGTGATAGCGATGACAGCAACGCCGATACCAAGAACTCTATCACTCACTCTTTATGGGGATCTAGATCTGATCACGATTCCCAACAAACCTGCAGGACGACAACCCATTGATACGCATTGGTTTTTCGATGACAAGAGAGAAGGTGTTTATAAATCCATTCGTAAGTATGTAAGCCAAGGAAGACAATGTTATATTGTCTATCCTTTGGTTGAAGAATCAGAAAAATTGGATCTCAATTCTTGCATTCAATCCTATGAATTGCTGCGTAAAGAAATTTTTCCTGATCTAGAGATTGGTTTACTTCATGGCAAAATGAAAAATCAAGAAAAGGCCGCAGTAATGGACGATTTCAAGAATGGAAAAATCAATATTCTCGTAACGACAACTGTTGTCGAAGTGGGAGTGGATGTTCCCAATGCGAGCGTTCTTGTTGTCGAACATGCGGACAGATTTGGACTCAGCCAATTGCACCAATTGAGAGGACGAGTTGGTCGAGGAAGTCATAAGAGTTTCTGTATTCTATTGACAGGTAAACATATATCCATGATCGGCAAAGAAAGATTGACTGCGCTTACGGAGACGGAAGATGGTTTTAAATTATCTGAAGTGGATCTCAAACTTCGAGGACCTGGAGAATTATTGGGGCTTCGTCAATCAGGTTTGCCTGAATTCAAAATTGCTGATATTCAATCAGATGAAGGATTGTTTCAAGATGCGAGAGCTGATGCTCTGCGTTTCGGAGAACCTGGCCCACTTGAACGCGAGGAGATTAAATCTCGCTTCCAAGAGGGCAGAATTCTATTTAGAAATTAA
- a CDS encoding TIGR04452 family lipoprotein, giving the protein MKKILGFMLVMFIATNCILLDTINITYPWDGVIKGDAAKDQIFTSALIGAAAEIDGNNADDIIVILTDQLTGINDDRYYEKTDIDECANDALIINLVTADIGGYTCNARERKLIIDPII; this is encoded by the coding sequence ATGAAAAAAATACTAGGTTTTATGTTGGTGATGTTTATCGCAACAAATTGTATACTCTTGGACACAATTAATATCACATATCCATGGGATGGTGTTATCAAAGGAGATGCTGCCAAGGATCAGATTTTTACTAGTGCATTGATTGGTGCTGCAGCTGAGATAGATGGCAACAATGCAGATGATATCATCGTAATTCTAACGGATCAGTTGACTGGAATCAATGACGATCGCTATTACGAGAAAACGGATATCGATGAATGTGCAAATGATGCCTTAATCATCAATCTAGTTACCGCTGATATCGGTGGATATACTTGCAACGCAAGAGAAAGGAAATTAATTATTGATCCAATAATTTAA
- a CDS encoding M15 family metallopeptidase, with protein MAVALQNLFQKAGSKTNFLQGKFESKNTLREFQNPGDTRIHGLIPEVYNKWIEMLTAFEKEKSPNYKQTMFIVSSFRNYKHQKAIWESKYTGSKPMREPIKGKTPKEIIDLILEFSSAPGTSRHHWGTDFDINSLDNGYFEKGGKGYELYSWMTKNASRFGFCQPYNSLSLRNGVGYHEEKWHWSYRPLASELRNLWIQEFKSGNIKMSDYKGSDVLGDRALDYVSSVALECQ; from the coding sequence ATTGCAGTTGCATTACAGAATTTATTCCAAAAGGCAGGCAGTAAGACAAATTTTCTTCAAGGAAAATTTGAAAGCAAAAATACCTTGCGAGAATTCCAAAATCCAGGTGATACACGAATTCATGGACTAATCCCCGAAGTTTATAATAAATGGATTGAAATGCTTACAGCATTTGAGAAAGAAAAAAGCCCTAACTACAAACAGACGATGTTTATTGTTTCGAGTTTTCGAAACTATAAGCACCAGAAAGCGATCTGGGAATCAAAATACACAGGCTCTAAACCCATGCGAGAACCAATCAAAGGCAAGACTCCGAAAGAAATTATTGACTTAATTCTAGAATTTTCCAGTGCACCAGGAACATCCAGACATCATTGGGGCACAGATTTCGATATAAATTCCCTTGATAATGGATACTTTGAAAAGGGAGGAAAAGGTTACGAATTGTATTCGTGGATGACTAAAAATGCATCTAGATTTGGTTTCTGCCAGCCTTACAATTCTCTCTCCTTGAGAAATGGAGTTGGATACCATGAGGAAAAATGGCATTGGTCTTATAGACCCTTAGCAAGTGAACTCAGAAATCTTTGGATTCAAGAATTCAAAAGTGGAAACATCAAAATGTCTGACTACAAAGGTTCCGATGTGCTCGGAGATCGCGCATTAGATTACGTTTCCTCCGTTGCATTGGAATGCCAGTAA